In Corynebacterium sp. P4-C1, the sequence TCGCCCGCATTCGCGACGCGCATAAGCTCGCCGACTCCCCCGCGAGCGTCGAGCACGCCCACGAGTACCGCACGGAGTCGCCGCTGAACCGCGACGAGCTGCGCGAGATGCTCGTCGACCGCCTGGTGGACTACAAGGCTGAGGTGCAGACCGTCTCAACCGACGAGCTGCCCGGCAAGATCGCCGACATCCTCCGCGAGCACGAGTGCAATGACGTCCGCTACGCGCAGGGACTCGACGCCGCGCTGTTCGCCTCTTTCGACGGCAACGCACAGCCGGACGACGTCAAGGTCGACCCGCGCGACCTCAACGACGTCGACGCTGTGGTCACCGGCTCTGTCGTCTCGTCCGCTCAGACCGGCACCATCTGCCTCCAGTCGGAGAACGGTGCCGGCGAGTGCGGCCGCCGCGCGCTGAGTCTGGTCCCCGACCGCCACCTGTGCATCGTGCACATGGACACGGTCGTCTACGGGGTTCCGGAGATGTTCGCGAAGCTCAACCCGGAGCTGCCGTCGACGCTGATTTCCGGCCCGTCGGCCACCTCTGACATCGAGCTCGTCCGCGTCGAGGGCGTCCACGGTCCGCGTGACCTGATCGTCCTGCTCG encodes:
- a CDS encoding lactate utilization protein C → MGTAKEDILARIRDAHKLADSPASVEHAHEYRTESPLNRDELREMLVDRLVDYKAEVQTVSTDELPGKIADILREHECNDVRYAQGLDAALFASFDGNAQPDDVKVDPRDLNDVDAVVTGSVVSSAQTGTICLQSENGAGECGRRALSLVPDRHLCIVHMDTVVYGVPEMFAKLNPELPSTLISGPSATSDIELVRVEGVHGPRDLIVLLVD